The Agromyces sp. LHK192 genome includes a window with the following:
- a CDS encoding thioesterase family protein: MHMLFRTLLHVLFLSRRKPDLGHWDVARTRFITLPTDLDINRHMNNGVYYSIMDVARFDMLVRNGLWKVMLDQGWYPVVASETITFRKSLSLWQRFTIETKVLGFDDKAVYVEQRFVRPGADGKPEIYAQGLIRGRFLRKSGGVVPIPELVEAFGAEGARELPEWIHRWGEDVALPPTRAEAPSVWS; this comes from the coding sequence ATGCACATGTTGTTCCGCACGCTGTTGCACGTGCTCTTCCTGTCGCGCCGCAAGCCGGACCTCGGCCACTGGGACGTCGCGCGCACTCGGTTCATCACGCTGCCGACCGATCTCGACATCAACCGGCACATGAACAACGGCGTGTACTACTCGATCATGGATGTCGCGCGGTTCGACATGCTCGTGCGGAACGGCCTCTGGAAGGTCATGCTCGACCAGGGCTGGTACCCGGTGGTCGCGAGCGAGACGATCACGTTCCGGAAGTCGCTGTCGTTGTGGCAGCGGTTCACGATCGAGACGAAGGTGCTCGGGTTCGACGACAAGGCCGTCTACGTCGAGCAGCGCTTCGTACGGCCCGGTGCGGACGGGAAGCCCGAGATCTACGCCCAGGGGCTCATCCGCGGGCGCTTCCTGCGGAAGTCGGGCGGCGTCGTGCCGATCCCCGAGCTCGTCGAGGCGTTCGGCGCCGAGGGCGCGCGCGAGCTGCCCGAGTGGATCCACCGCTGGGGCGAGGACGTCGCACTGCCGCCGACCCGCGCTGAGGCGCCGTCGGTCTGGAGCTGA
- a CDS encoding bifunctional 2-methylcitrate synthase/citrate synthase encodes MSDAQDPQISKGLAGVTVDVTAVSKVNAETNSLLYRGYPVQELASAVTFEEVAYLLWHGELPDDRQLAEFEQFERRHRPLDHVVKRVIDELPETAHPMDVVRTAVSVIGARDELASDDSPQAELDKAKRLFAAIPAVVAYDQRRRRGLELVEPRDDLGYSANFLFMAFGEVPELAVVDAFDVSMILYAEHSFNASTFTARVVTSTLSDLHSAVVAAIGALKGPLHGGANEAVMHAFAEIGDASNAVAWLDAALAEKRKIMGFGHRVYKHGDSRVPTMKAALDSLVEHYDRPDLLDLYDTLADEFLERKGIHPNLDYPSGPAYHLMGWDTEQFTPIFVASRVTGWTAHIIEQRAANALIRPLSVYVGPEQREVPVREPVE; translated from the coding sequence ATGAGCGACGCACAGGACCCGCAGATCTCGAAGGGCCTCGCCGGCGTGACGGTCGACGTCACCGCCGTGTCGAAGGTGAACGCCGAGACCAACTCCCTGCTGTACCGCGGGTACCCCGTGCAGGAACTCGCGAGCGCCGTGACCTTCGAGGAGGTCGCGTACCTCCTCTGGCACGGCGAGCTGCCCGACGACCGGCAGCTGGCCGAGTTCGAGCAGTTCGAGCGGCGGCACCGGCCGCTCGACCACGTGGTCAAGCGCGTGATCGACGAGCTCCCCGAGACCGCGCACCCGATGGACGTCGTCCGCACCGCCGTCAGCGTGATCGGCGCCCGCGACGAGCTCGCTTCGGACGACTCCCCGCAGGCAGAGCTCGACAAGGCGAAGCGCCTGTTCGCCGCGATCCCGGCCGTGGTCGCCTACGACCAGCGCCGTCGCCGCGGGCTCGAGCTCGTCGAGCCGCGCGACGACCTCGGCTACTCGGCGAACTTCCTGTTCATGGCGTTCGGCGAGGTCCCCGAGCTCGCGGTCGTCGACGCCTTCGACGTGTCGATGATCCTGTACGCGGAGCACTCGTTCAACGCGTCGACCTTCACGGCGCGGGTCGTGACGTCGACGCTGTCGGACCTGCACTCCGCGGTCGTCGCCGCGATCGGCGCGCTCAAGGGGCCGCTGCACGGCGGGGCGAACGAGGCCGTCATGCACGCGTTCGCCGAGATCGGGGATGCCTCGAACGCGGTCGCCTGGCTCGACGCGGCGCTCGCCGAGAAGCGCAAGATCATGGGCTTCGGCCACCGGGTGTACAAGCACGGCGACTCGCGCGTGCCGACGATGAAGGCAGCGCTCGATTCGCTCGTGGAGCACTACGACCGCCCCGACCTGCTCGACCTGTACGACACGCTCGCGGACGAGTTCCTCGAGCGCAAGGGCATCCACCCGAACCTCGACTACCCGTCGGGCCCGGCGTACCACCTCATGGGCTGGGACACCGAGCAGTTCACCCCGATCTTCGTCGCGTCACGCGTCACGGGCTGGACGGCGCACATCATCGAGCAGCGGGCCGCGAACGCGCTGATCCGCCCGCTGTCGGTGTACGTCGGGCCGGAGCAGCGCGAGGTGCCGGTGCGCGAGCCGGTCGAGTAA
- the prpB gene encoding methylisocitrate lyase, which translates to MLYSQTTPAEKRRLFRERLATGELLRFPGAFNPLSARLIEQKGFEGVYISGAVLSADLGLPDIGLTTLTEVAGRAKQIARMTELPAIVDADTGFGEPMNVARTVQEMEDAGLAGLHIEDQVNPKRCGHLDGKQVVDEQTALQRIRAAVDARRDENFLVMARTDIAAVDGLQAAVDRAKALVDAGADAIFPEAMRSLAEFEAVRNAVDVPLLANMTEFGKSDLFTVDQLRDVGMNLVIWPVSLLRLAMGAAVRGLDELEASGSLNAKLGEMQHRADLYELIDYEGYNRFDAGIFNFTVAR; encoded by the coding sequence ATGCTCTACTCCCAGACCACCCCGGCCGAGAAGCGCCGGCTGTTCCGCGAGCGCCTCGCGACCGGAGAGCTGCTCCGGTTCCCCGGCGCGTTCAACCCCCTGTCGGCGAGGCTCATCGAGCAGAAGGGCTTCGAGGGCGTCTACATCTCGGGCGCCGTCCTCTCGGCCGACCTGGGCCTGCCCGACATCGGGCTGACGACCCTCACCGAGGTCGCCGGCCGCGCCAAGCAGATCGCCCGCATGACCGAGTTGCCCGCGATCGTCGACGCCGACACCGGCTTCGGCGAGCCGATGAACGTCGCCCGCACCGTGCAGGAGATGGAGGACGCGGGCCTCGCGGGCCTGCACATCGAGGACCAGGTCAACCCGAAGCGGTGCGGTCACCTCGACGGCAAGCAGGTCGTCGACGAGCAGACGGCGCTGCAGCGCATCCGCGCCGCGGTCGACGCGCGTCGCGACGAGAACTTCCTCGTGATGGCCCGCACCGACATCGCCGCGGTCGACGGCCTCCAGGCCGCGGTCGATCGGGCGAAGGCCCTGGTCGACGCGGGCGCCGACGCGATCTTCCCCGAGGCGATGCGCTCGCTCGCGGAGTTCGAGGCCGTGCGCAACGCGGTCGACGTGCCGCTGCTCGCGAACATGACGGAGTTCGGCAAGAGCGACCTGTTCACCGTCGACCAGCTCCGCGACGTCGGCATGAACCTCGTGATCTGGCCGGTGTCGCTGCTCCGCCTCGCCATGGGCGCGGCCGTCCGGGGACTCGACGAGCTCGAGGCATCCGGTTCGCTGAACGCGAAGCTCGGCGAGATGCAGCACCGGGCCGATCTCTACGAGCTCATCGACTACGAGGGGTACAACCGGTTCGATGCGGGCATCTTCAACTTCACCGTGGCGCGCTGA
- a CDS encoding DHA2 family efflux MFS transporter permease subunit, with translation MTTTARRIPVWLAVVAASLPMFMATLDNLVITNALPAMRADLGASIEELQWYVNAFTLAFASFILAAAALGDRIGRRTVFLGGIAVFTVASALVALSTESWMVIASRAIQGVGAAGIMPLSLTLLAGAVPARLRPAAIGIWGGVAGLGVALGPLIGGAVVEGWNWQAIFWLNVPIGIVAVPLALAALPNTLGARLRIDLPGVALAGLGTFGVVYGIVRGNDAGWDSVEVIAALAVGAALLVAFVLWERRAKAPLLPLRLFRDRSFSAVNVVGFAFSFGVFGAVFILIQFLQVVQGASALEAGVQTMPWTLAPMIVAPLAGFIAPRVGTRTLIVAGLAMQAIALTWLAFELDPDVAYSALVAPFALAGVGMGLVFAPMSTAVLANMPDADHAKASGTNSTLREVGVALGVAALTAVFTGAGGELTPTGYVDAAVPAVLTGSAALAVALVAALFLPAGRSAVRVAPEAQGGGAASATLEPDAERREPQPVG, from the coding sequence ATGACCACCACCGCCCGCCGCATCCCGGTGTGGCTCGCCGTCGTCGCAGCCTCGCTGCCGATGTTCATGGCGACCCTCGACAACCTCGTCATCACGAACGCGCTGCCCGCGATGCGCGCCGACCTCGGCGCCTCGATCGAGGAACTGCAGTGGTACGTGAACGCCTTCACGCTCGCCTTCGCGTCGTTCATCCTCGCCGCGGCCGCCCTCGGCGACCGGATCGGCCGCCGCACCGTCTTCCTCGGCGGCATCGCCGTCTTCACCGTCGCCAGCGCACTCGTGGCCCTCAGCACCGAGTCGTGGATGGTTATCGCGAGCCGCGCGATCCAGGGCGTCGGGGCGGCGGGCATCATGCCGCTCTCCCTGACACTCCTCGCGGGCGCCGTGCCCGCGCGGCTCCGCCCGGCCGCGATCGGCATCTGGGGCGGCGTCGCCGGCCTCGGCGTCGCACTCGGGCCCCTCATCGGCGGGGCCGTGGTCGAGGGCTGGAACTGGCAGGCCATCTTCTGGCTCAACGTGCCCATCGGCATCGTCGCGGTGCCGCTCGCGCTCGCGGCCCTTCCGAACACCCTCGGCGCACGCCTGCGGATCGACCTGCCGGGCGTCGCGCTCGCGGGCCTCGGCACGTTCGGGGTCGTCTACGGCATCGTCCGCGGCAACGACGCGGGCTGGGACAGCGTCGAGGTGATCGCCGCGCTCGCGGTCGGTGCGGCGCTGCTCGTCGCCTTCGTGCTGTGGGAGCGCCGCGCGAAGGCTCCCTTGCTGCCCCTGCGGCTCTTCCGCGACCGCAGCTTCTCGGCGGTCAACGTCGTCGGCTTCGCCTTCAGCTTCGGCGTGTTCGGCGCGGTGTTCATCCTGATCCAGTTCCTCCAGGTGGTGCAGGGCGCGAGCGCGCTCGAAGCCGGTGTGCAGACCATGCCGTGGACCCTCGCGCCGATGATCGTCGCCCCGCTCGCCGGGTTCATCGCGCCGCGCGTCGGCACGCGCACGCTCATCGTCGCGGGCCTCGCCATGCAGGCGATCGCGCTCACTTGGCTCGCGTTCGAGCTCGACCCCGACGTCGCCTACTCGGCGCTCGTCGCGCCATTCGCGCTCGCCGGCGTCGGCATGGGCCTCGTGTTCGCGCCGATGTCGACCGCCGTGCTCGCGAACATGCCCGACGCCGACCACGCGAAGGCGTCCGGCACGAACTCGACCCTGCGCGAGGTCGGCGTCGCGCTCGGCGTCGCCGCGCTCACCGCGGTCTTCACCGGCGCCGGCGGGGAGCTCACGCCGACCGGCTACGTCGACGCGGCCGTGCCCGCGGTGCTCACCGGTTCGGCGGCACTCGCCGTCGCGCTCGTCGCGGCGCTGTTCCTCCCGGCGGGCCGTTCGGCCGTGCGGGTCGCACCCGAAGCGCAGGGCGGGGGAGCGGCATCCGCCACCCTCGAACCCGACGCGGAGCGCCGCGAACCGCAGCCGGTCGGCTGA
- a CDS encoding MmgE/PrpD family protein — protein sequence MLTHHLRTHRSDENLAREGQLAWQLARVATDPVELDDEVVEMVVNRVIDNAAVAAASIARKPVVAARSQALSHPVSIGGDGATVFGVDPARRTSPEWAAWANGVAVRELDYHDTFLAAEYSHPGDNIPPIVAVAQHAGAGRGLTGLDVVRGIATGYEIQVDLVKAISLHKHKIDHVAHLGPSAAAGIGTLLGLDQETIFQAIGQALHTTTATRQSRKGEISTWKAHAPAFAGKMAIEAVDRAMRGQTSPVPIYEGEDGVIAWLLDGPEGAYEVPLPEPGEAKRAILDSYTKEHSAEYQAQAWIDLARKLHAQYPLILDDPDRIESIVLETSHHTHYVIGSGANDPQKYDPDASRETLDHSIPYIFTVALQDGAWDHETSYSPERAHRPETVALWRKVTTVEDAEWTRRYHSLDIAEKAFGGRVVIKLSDGAEIVDEIAVADAHPLGARPFGREQYVAKFRTLAEWGVEPDEIERFLDVAQRLPELGPDELGGLSFTAAPGALVGVDVPTGLF from the coding sequence ATGCTGACCCACCACCTGCGCACGCACCGCAGCGACGAGAACCTCGCTCGAGAGGGCCAGCTCGCCTGGCAGCTCGCCCGGGTCGCGACCGATCCCGTCGAGCTCGACGACGAGGTCGTCGAGATGGTCGTCAACCGCGTCATCGACAACGCCGCGGTCGCCGCGGCCTCGATCGCCCGCAAGCCCGTCGTCGCGGCGCGCAGCCAGGCGCTCTCGCACCCGGTCTCGATCGGCGGCGACGGCGCGACCGTGTTCGGCGTCGATCCCGCACGCCGCACGTCGCCCGAGTGGGCCGCGTGGGCGAACGGCGTCGCAGTACGCGAGCTCGACTACCACGACACGTTCCTCGCCGCCGAGTACTCGCACCCCGGCGACAACATCCCCCCGATCGTCGCGGTCGCCCAGCACGCCGGCGCCGGGCGCGGACTCACGGGCCTCGACGTCGTCCGCGGCATCGCCACCGGCTACGAGATCCAGGTCGACCTCGTGAAGGCGATCTCGCTGCACAAGCACAAGATCGACCACGTCGCGCACCTCGGCCCGTCGGCGGCCGCGGGCATCGGCACGCTGCTCGGCCTCGACCAGGAGACGATCTTCCAGGCCATCGGGCAGGCACTGCACACCACGACCGCCACCCGCCAGTCCCGCAAGGGCGAGATCTCGACGTGGAAGGCGCACGCCCCCGCCTTCGCCGGGAAGATGGCGATCGAAGCGGTCGACCGCGCGATGCGCGGCCAGACCAGCCCCGTGCCGATCTACGAGGGCGAGGACGGCGTCATCGCCTGGCTCCTCGACGGCCCCGAGGGCGCCTACGAGGTGCCGCTGCCCGAGCCGGGCGAGGCCAAGCGCGCCATCCTCGACTCGTACACGAAGGAGCACTCGGCCGAGTACCAGGCGCAGGCGTGGATCGACCTCGCCCGCAAGCTCCACGCCCAGTACCCGCTGATCCTCGACGACCCCGACCGCATCGAGTCCATCGTGCTCGAGACGTCGCACCACACGCACTACGTGATCGGCTCGGGTGCCAACGACCCGCAGAAGTACGACCCGGATGCCTCGCGCGAGACGCTCGACCACTCGATCCCGTACATCTTCACCGTCGCGCTGCAGGACGGCGCGTGGGACCACGAGACCTCGTACTCGCCCGAGCGGGCGCACCGCCCCGAGACGGTCGCACTCTGGCGCAAGGTCACCACGGTCGAGGACGCCGAGTGGACCCGCCGGTACCACTCGCTCGACATCGCCGAGAAGGCGTTCGGCGGCCGAGTCGTCATCAAGCTGTCCGACGGCGCCGAGATCGTCGACGAGATCGCCGTCGCCGACGCGCACCCGCTCGGCGCCCGGCCCTTCGGTCGCGAGCAGTACGTCGCCAAGTTCCGCACGCTCGCCGAATGGGGCGTCGAGCCCGATGAGATCGAGCGCTTCCTCGACGTCGCCCAGCGCCTGCCCGAGCTCGGACCCGACGAGCTCGGCGGCCTCTCGTTCACCGCGGCCCCCGGGGCGCTCGTCGGCGTCGACGTGCCGACGGGCCTGTTCTGA
- a CDS encoding GntR family transcriptional regulator yields the protein MRASERAYAVLREEILDGSLAPGSVLAEVEQAARLGVSRTPVREALARLVADGLVAAQSARMLVVAELSSDSIAELYELREALEEQAARLAAGRREPRRFADLAERFRAAGELVDGGERGLAEYYAVIADFDRAVDEAVGNDHLGSALRSVRLHSSRVRRLARHDPDRLRAAASEHLLIAEAIVAGDQALAAHATHVHLHMSLRHALASIEARRVA from the coding sequence ATGCGAGCGAGTGAACGCGCCTACGCCGTGCTCCGCGAGGAGATCCTCGACGGCTCCCTCGCGCCGGGCAGCGTGCTCGCCGAGGTCGAGCAGGCCGCCCGCCTCGGCGTCTCGCGCACCCCGGTTCGCGAAGCGCTCGCCCGGCTCGTCGCCGACGGACTCGTCGCCGCGCAGTCGGCCCGCATGCTCGTCGTCGCCGAACTCTCCAGCGACTCCATCGCCGAACTGTACGAACTCCGCGAGGCGCTCGAGGAACAGGCGGCGCGGCTCGCCGCCGGCCGACGCGAACCCCGGCGATTCGCCGACCTCGCCGAGCGGTTCCGCGCGGCAGGCGAACTCGTCGACGGCGGCGAGCGCGGCCTCGCCGAGTACTACGCCGTCATCGCCGACTTCGACCGCGCCGTCGACGAGGCCGTCGGCAACGACCACCTCGGCTCCGCGCTGCGGAGCGTGCGCCTGCACTCGTCGCGCGTGCGCCGTCTCGCCCGCCACGATCCCGACCGGCTCCGCGCCGCGGCATCCGAGCACCTGCTCATCGCCGAGGCGATCGTCGCCGGCGATCAGGCCCTGGCGGCCCACGCCACCCACGTCCACCTCCACATGAGCCTGCGCCACGCCCTCGCCTCGATCGAGGCCCGGCGCGTAGCCTGA
- a CDS encoding carboxypeptidase-like regulatory domain-containing protein, which yields MSAPARLKTAAIAASALFVAVAVGAAGPVAAQEPPPSISGVVTIGGSGGMPLEGVTVTAYADVESGGGNSDVDDCEWNPQACEVAGTATTDASGAWALDGLGAGGFRLALERGGYIHRWVGAGSMTHAPWIVPGAPDATGIPTSMWPDDGSTMTGWAMTYPGYVTWGQVQVDLHRATNPADPVPAYTTFADPDGTWGVTGVADGVYRVHFTDLTDTYPDFWHGHLDGPLGAEEFAVDDDHRWREVLYLAGGTELSAWDVMGEPVLTGLSAEGQTLTVDPGTWLPAPDSHRCIWFRDGGQVDPENETTTYLLEADDVGHDVWAGCFPIKDGFGGIWQYTDPVTVTAEPEPQDGSVSLTVVRADERLFGEQVEQVSYEVYAADDPTAPIRVVDAGEHRTGDPITFEPFTIALPPGEYRIRAVLADGSSAWWIDLLQDEDQELMEMLAHTGPHPLAGFEGATVVTVGSDGATDPSRGVIAVHPPTSSLLGGVFSETDDGQGAAFIPLDVGATMEVFPVGGAVPVATEAAGASGVISVDGLAPGEYQVRLTGERTVTPEEGGASHQETVSQWWPMQPSRTNARTIVVPPEGTHWIGVTANLIEESIGTTEPGDRGVIAGDAAVDSTVQLLKQLDLNGDGSGDPVMRDRLLAYDLHVTDIRWIADGGRIPGATASTLRIPPLAEGSQLHAEFTSYLAFGALREESTTPAVTVAPSPFLPFVAHPVPTIAGDAVPGSTLTATIGTWQPGGNTKTYQWLRDGVPVEGATTRTYKVTGADAGAELRFLVTVSKPGYSTGYEVSEPTAAVPVGTFEQTPAPVIRGPFRFGGPPLTVRTGAWKPAAGAFDVEWLRDGEPVGSGAEYALTPDDVGATFTVRVTGDLIGYESVTVESAATVAILPARIENTVLPSIDGAAQVGSTLSADPGEWGPPGVAFDHQYQWLRGNALIPDATGPEYTPTAADLNKVVKVRVTASAPGYQPLVRTSAPTARVVP from the coding sequence ATGTCCGCTCCCGCCCGTCTCAAGACCGCCGCGATCGCCGCGTCGGCACTGTTCGTCGCCGTCGCCGTCGGGGCTGCGGGTCCGGTCGCCGCGCAGGAGCCGCCACCGTCGATCAGCGGCGTGGTGACGATCGGGGGGAGCGGCGGGATGCCGCTCGAGGGCGTCACGGTCACCGCGTACGCGGACGTCGAGTCGGGCGGCGGGAACAGCGACGTGGACGACTGCGAGTGGAACCCGCAGGCGTGCGAGGTCGCCGGGACCGCGACGACGGATGCCTCGGGCGCGTGGGCGCTCGACGGGCTCGGCGCGGGCGGGTTCCGCCTCGCCCTGGAGCGTGGAGGCTACATCCACCGCTGGGTCGGTGCCGGCAGCATGACTCATGCGCCCTGGATCGTCCCGGGCGCTCCCGACGCGACCGGCATCCCGACCTCGATGTGGCCGGACGACGGCTCGACGATGACCGGATGGGCGATGACGTACCCGGGGTACGTGACGTGGGGGCAGGTGCAGGTCGACCTGCACCGCGCGACGAACCCGGCCGATCCCGTGCCCGCGTACACCACGTTCGCCGACCCGGACGGGACGTGGGGTGTGACCGGGGTCGCCGACGGCGTCTACCGGGTGCACTTCACCGACCTGACCGATACCTATCCCGACTTCTGGCACGGCCACCTGGACGGGCCGCTCGGGGCCGAAGAGTTCGCGGTCGACGACGATCACCGGTGGCGCGAAGTCCTGTACCTCGCGGGCGGCACCGAGTTGTCGGCGTGGGACGTCATGGGTGAACCCGTGCTCACCGGCCTGTCGGCCGAGGGGCAGACGCTGACCGTCGATCCGGGCACGTGGCTGCCTGCGCCCGACTCGCACCGGTGCATCTGGTTCCGCGACGGCGGGCAGGTCGACCCCGAGAACGAGACCACGACCTACCTGCTCGAAGCCGACGACGTGGGCCACGACGTCTGGGCCGGCTGCTTCCCGATCAAGGACGGCTTCGGCGGGATCTGGCAGTACACCGACCCGGTGACCGTGACCGCCGAACCCGAACCCCAGGACGGCTCGGTGTCGCTGACCGTGGTCCGCGCCGACGAACGCCTCTTCGGCGAGCAGGTCGAGCAGGTGTCGTACGAGGTGTACGCGGCCGACGACCCGACGGCGCCGATCCGGGTGGTCGACGCGGGCGAGCATCGCACCGGCGATCCCATCACCTTCGAACCGTTCACGATCGCCCTGCCGCCCGGCGAGTACCGGATCCGGGCCGTGCTCGCCGACGGCTCCTCGGCGTGGTGGATCGACCTGCTGCAGGACGAGGACCAGGAGTTGATGGAGATGCTCGCCCACACGGGGCCGCATCCGCTCGCCGGTTTCGAGGGTGCGACCGTGGTCACAGTCGGGTCCGACGGCGCGACCGACCCGTCGCGCGGGGTCATCGCGGTGCACCCGCCCACGAGCTCCCTGCTCGGCGGGGTCTTCTCCGAGACCGACGACGGCCAGGGCGCGGCGTTCATCCCGCTCGACGTCGGGGCGACGATGGAGGTCTTCCCGGTCGGCGGCGCGGTACCGGTCGCGACGGAAGCGGCGGGCGCCTCCGGCGTGATCTCGGTCGACGGCCTAGCGCCCGGTGAGTACCAGGTGCGTCTCACCGGCGAGCGGACCGTGACACCCGAGGAAGGCGGCGCGAGCCATCAGGAGACCGTGTCGCAGTGGTGGCCGATGCAACCCAGCCGCACGAACGCCCGCACGATCGTGGTGCCGCCGGAGGGCACCCACTGGATCGGGGTCACGGCGAACCTCATCGAGGAGTCCATCGGCACGACCGAACCGGGCGACCGGGGCGTGATCGCCGGCGACGCCGCGGTCGACTCGACGGTGCAGCTCCTCAAGCAGCTCGACCTGAACGGCGACGGATCCGGCGACCCGGTGATGCGGGACCGACTGCTCGCCTACGACCTGCACGTCACCGACATCCGGTGGATCGCCGACGGTGGCCGCATCCCGGGGGCGACCGCGTCGACGCTGCGGATCCCGCCGCTCGCCGAGGGCTCGCAACTGCACGCCGAGTTCACGAGCTACCTCGCGTTCGGTGCCCTGAGAGAGGAGTCCACCACGCCCGCCGTCACGGTGGCACCCTCGCCGTTCCTGCCGTTCGTCGCGCATCCGGTTCCGACGATCGCCGGCGACGCGGTGCCCGGCTCCACGCTGACCGCGACGATCGGCACCTGGCAGCCCGGCGGCAACACGAAGACGTACCAGTGGCTGCGGGACGGCGTTCCGGTCGAGGGCGCGACCACGCGGACGTACAAGGTCACGGGTGCCGACGCCGGGGCGGAGCTTCGCTTCCTGGTCACGGTCTCGAAGCCCGGGTACTCGACCGGCTACGAGGTCAGCGAGCCGACGGCGGCGGTCCCGGTCGGCACGTTCGAGCAGACGCCCGCCCCGGTGATCAGGGGGCCGTTCCGCTTCGGCGGTCCGCCGCTCACCGTGCGCACGGGCGCGTGGAAACCGGCCGCCGGCGCCTTCGACGTCGAGTGGTTGCGCGACGGCGAACCGGTCGGCTCGGGCGCCGAGTACGCGCTGACGCCCGACGACGTGGGCGCGACGTTCACGGTCCGGGTCACCGGCGACCTCATCGGCTACGAATCGGTGACGGTCGAGAGCGCGGCGACGGTCGCCATCCTCCCGGCCAGGATCGAGAACACCGTGCTGCCCTCGATCGACGGTGCGGCACAGGTCGGTTCGACGCTGTCGGCCGACCCCGGCGAGTGGGGTCCGCCGGGCGTCGCATTCGACCACCAGTACCAGTGGCTCCGCGGCAACGCCCTGATCCCGGACGCGACCGGGCCGGAGTACACCCCGACGGCGGCCGACCTGAACAAGGTCGTCAAGGTCAGGGTCACGGCATCCGCGCCCGGCTACCAGCCGCTCGTGCGCACGAGCGCTCCGACGGCGAGGGTCGTGCCGTAG
- a CDS encoding TetR/AcrR family transcriptional regulator yields MDAPRSDRIAATERREQILEAATGVFGELGYNGATTDKVARAAGISQPYVVRLFGTKEQLFIEVLDRTADLILAGFDRAIAESDDEATLRARVGSSYVETIETDRGIMLALMQGFILGHDPAIGPVARRGFMRIYDRLRDVLPPEEAMQFLAQGMLINTLMASGLMGLVRQDNVDELLACTFGDKLGTVLEHVTRETA; encoded by the coding sequence ATGGATGCACCCAGATCCGACCGCATCGCCGCGACGGAACGCCGCGAGCAGATCCTCGAGGCCGCGACCGGCGTCTTCGGCGAACTCGGCTACAACGGCGCGACCACCGACAAGGTCGCCCGCGCCGCCGGCATCAGCCAGCCCTACGTCGTCCGACTCTTCGGCACCAAGGAGCAGCTCTTCATCGAGGTGCTCGATCGCACCGCCGACCTGATCCTCGCCGGATTCGACCGGGCGATCGCCGAGAGCGACGACGAGGCGACGCTGCGCGCCCGGGTCGGGTCCTCGTACGTCGAGACCATCGAGACCGACCGCGGCATCATGCTGGCGCTCATGCAGGGCTTCATCCTCGGGCACGACCCGGCGATCGGTCCGGTCGCGCGACGCGGATTCATGCGCATCTACGACCGGCTGCGCGACGTGCTCCCGCCCGAGGAGGCGATGCAGTTCCTCGCGCAGGGCATGCTCATCAACACGCTGATGGCGTCGGGCCTGATGGGGCTCGTCCGCCAGGACAACGTCGACGAACTGCTCGCGTGCACCTTCGGCGACAAGCTCGGCACCGTGCTCGAGCACGTCACGCGCGAGACCGCCTGA
- a CDS encoding DUF3467 domain-containing protein, giving the protein MADERPRQFTFEIPADRVEGHFADFASVWHTQTSFVLDFLTVTKPPTAVTDEADGVERIVTPAQVVSRIRIPPQQVFELAKALTRQLEAWERETGAG; this is encoded by the coding sequence ATGGCCGACGAACGTCCGAGGCAGTTCACCTTCGAGATCCCGGCCGACCGGGTCGAGGGCCACTTCGCCGACTTCGCGTCGGTGTGGCACACGCAGACGTCGTTCGTGCTGGACTTCCTCACCGTCACCAAGCCGCCGACGGCGGTGACCGACGAGGCCGACGGCGTCGAGCGCATCGTGACCCCTGCGCAGGTCGTCAGCCGCATCCGGATCCCCCCGCAGCAGGTGTTCGAGCTCGCGAAGGCCCTCACGCGCCAACTCGAGGCGTGGGAACGCGAGACCGGCGCGGGCTGA